A segment of the Deltaproteobacteria bacterium genome:
TAGCGGGTGGGGTCCTGCCAGTCGTGGCCGAATAGGGCCATGAGCCGCCGGCTGCGGGCCCGGTCGGTGTGCTCGAGTTGCTTCCGTATGGTGCCCTCGTCCACCGCGAGGCGCGAGCGGAGCAGGTCGACGCGCAACTCCATGGAGCCGGTCAGGAAGACCTTCAGCACGTGCGACACGCCGGGAAGAAGCTCGTGTCCCACGTGTCCGTGGTAGACCATGGGGCCGGCCTGGGCCATCTCGCACATGGCGGCCTGGAGCGCGATGCGGTAGGGCCGCAAGTCCTGCAGCCACTGTTCCCACCAGTGCGGCTCCTTCTCCGTGATGTCGTCGAGCTTGGCGCGCGGCACGCCGTAATTCGGCAGAGTGGCCGCCAGGTCCTGCCGTCCCACGCACTTGTAGTTCAGGGACTTCGCGACCCGGTTGGCGACTTCCTCCGCCCCGTGGATGCCTTCGTAGATCATGATGACCGACATGACGAATCCTCCTTTCCAACAGG
Coding sequences within it:
- a CDS encoding cytidylate kinase family protein produces the protein MSVIMIYEGIHGAEEVANRVAKSLNYKCVGRQDLAATLPNYGVPRAKLDDITEKEPHWWEQWLQDLRPYRIALQAAMCEMAQAGPMVYHGHVGHELLPGVSHVLKVFLTGSMELRVDLLRSRLAVDEGTIRKQLEHTDRARSRRLMALFGHDWQDPTRYHLMLNLAMGTEAASQVVSTAAKLAAFGETEASRQAFEDLALARKTQATLLRSELYRDLPIDVKAHKGTVTVSGMVSSPVTVEGVVAAIKGIPEVSEVTANLVVMPRRHSDIE